ATCAATCGCTGGGCCGCAAGCTTTTCAAAGGTCATGCGGAAGTGCCTCAGCGTGCCGATGGCCACCCATGACGACAAATGCCAAGAGCCGCAGATCAACGCCAATGAATACGAATTTTTTTGCCGCGAATGAACGCAAATAAACGCGAATGCGGAAAAAATCGCTCGCTCAGGATATTTCTAAGAGGCTGTTTCAAAACTGGACTTCCTTCAAGGGTGGCTGGGGTCGAGTGCCGCCGAGCCCCAGTGAATAGGCTGCTGGGGGCTCCCTTCGGTCGACCCAGCCACCCGATTCCTAGTTTTGAAACAGCCTGTAAAGCATTTTTAAGATTCTTAAAATCCATATCGTTCGATTGTTATCCTGGCCGCTGAACGTGGTCTTATTCTTAATTTGCGTTCATATGCGTTCATCCGCGGCCTTTTTTCTCTTTTGCTAGTCCGCGCAATCCGCGGCTTCCTTGATGAATATTTCTGAACTTGAAGAGGCGGTAGTCGAATTTATAAACCGCCCGAATTACAAGCCCGTCAAGCCGCGCGTGATCGCTAAACAGCTCGGGCTGGATGAACACGCCGCCGGGCAATTAAAGCAGGCCGTCAAATCTTTGGTGAAAGCCGGCCGCATTGCCTACGGGCAAAATCATCTCTTGCAGCCGGTGGCCGCCGCAGCCGAGCAATTGAATTCCGAACCGGCACGCAGCGGAAAGCAATCGCGGGCCGAATTCAGCGCCCAGCGTGTGACCGGTGTGTTTCGGCGAATGTCTGCCGGGTACGGATTTGTGCGGCCAACCGGCGCCGCCAAAAGCGACCGTAGCGGCGATATTTTCGTCGCCGCCAACCATGCCCAGGATGCCGCCTCCGGCGACATTGTGCTCGTCGCGCTGTCCCGCAAGCGCGATATTCGCCGCCCTAATCCAGAAGGCGAAATTGTCGAAATCCTGGAACGTGACACCCACCAATTCGTGGGCACGTATTTCGAAGCCGCCGGCAACGGCTACGTTCAGGTCGATGGCACGCTGTTTTCCCGGCCCGTGTATGTGGGCGATCCCGGCGCAAAAAATGCCCAGCCAGACGATAAAGTGGTATTCGAAATGGTCCGCTTTCCGTCGCACTTTCAAGACGGTGAGGGGGTGATTACCGAAGTGCTGGGCGCAAAGGGAGCACCCGGCGTCGACACGCTTTCCATCATCCGCGAATTTAATCTGCCCGGCGATTTTCCTGAAGCGGCCCTTGATGCCGCCCGCCAGCAAGCGGAGGAATTCAACGAATCGGTTCACGGCCGGCTCGATCTGACCGGCGAAACCATTATTACCATCGATCCGATCGATGCCCGCGATTTCGACGACGCCGTTTCTGTCGAGCGGCTAGAAAACGGTTACTGGCGGCTGGGCGTGCACATTGCCGATGTGTCGCACTTCGTGCGGCATAAATCGGCGTTGGATCAAGAAGCCTACGAACGGGCCACCAGCGTGTACTTGCCCGACCGGGTCATTCCGATGCTGCCAGAAATTGTCTCCAACAATCTGGCCAGCCTGCAGCCGGACAAGGTCCGTTACACCAAGACGTGCTTCATGGAGTTTTCGCCAGAAGGCATTCGCACCGGCGTTGATTTGCACAACTCGGCGATCTGCAGCAAACGGCGTTTCACTTACGAAGAAGTCGATTCGTACCTGGCCGATCGCGAAGAATGGCACGGCAAGTTGAAACCGGAGGTTCACTCGCTCTTGGGCCGCATGCATGAGTTGGCGATGCTACTGCGCGGCCGCCGCTTTGGCCGCGGCGCGCTGGAACTAACAATGAAAGAAGTGAAGGTCGATTTAGACAAGCACGGCCGCGTCATCGGTGCGCATGTGGTGCAAAACACCGAAAGTCATCAGATTATCGAAGATTTCATGCTGGCCGCCAACGAAGCCGTGGCCGATTCGCTAGAAGCCGCCGGCGTGCCATTTTTGCGGCGCGTGCATGCCAATCCCGATCCACGCAAACTGCACGCCCTGACGGAATTCATCGCCGAGTTGGGCTTTCAAACCGGCAGTTTGGAAAACCGCTTCGAGCTGCAAAAACTGCTGGGCTCCATCCACGGCCGGCCCGAGGAACACGCTGTCAATTACGCCGTCCTCCGCAGCCTGCAACGGGCGGTATACAGTCCGGAAGAAGAAGGGCATTACGCTTTGGCGAGCGAATGTTATTGCCATTTCACGTCGCCGATTCGCCGTTATCCCGATCTCACCATTCATCGCCTGGTGGCCGCGCTCATCGCCAAGCAAAAATCGCCAGGTGACATGGGTGCGCTGGTCACGGCAGGCGAACACTGCAGCGAGCGCGAACAACGGGCCGAAGCCGCCGAGCGCGAACTCACCAAGCTGAAACTGCTGCTGTATATGAGCAGCCATATCGGCGAGCAGATGGAGGCCGTGGTCACCGGCGTGGAAGAGTTCGGCCTGTTCGTGCAAGGCACCAAGCTGCCGGCCGAAGGGTTGGTGCACGTCACCACGCTGGCCGACGATTATTACCGCTTCGACCGCCGCAGCCACACGCTAACCGGCAACCGTTCCGGCAACGCTTACCGGCTGGGAGACATGGTCCGCGTAGAAGTGGCCCGAGTCGATATTGATCGCCGCGAGCTGGATTTCCGCATCGTGCAAAAAACCGGCCGCCGCCCGCCGCCGCCTAAACTGAGCCGCGGCAAAGCCAAGCATTTGCGGGGATTGAAAGCCAGCGGCAAAAAACAAAAGAAGAAACATTCCCACCGCGGCAACGGCAAAAACAAACGCCGCCGGTAATTCCGACCAATAAAAACGGTCATTTGAGCTTTTCGGCCAGCGTCGTTTCGCCTCCCTCAACCACTTTTTCGTCGGGATCAATTAAGATTGTGGTCCCCAAACCATCGATGCCAAAGGTTTCCCAGGTTTTGAAAGTGGGATCGAGAAGCAAAGGAAACGGCAGCGTTTTGCCGCCCCAGACGTTTTTCACAATCGGCTCCAGCGCACGATCGACATCGGCGAGGGTTTTCAATTCGCCGTCGTAGTCGATGCAAATTGAAATGATTTCGAACTGCTCGCGCTGAGCTTTGTGATCTTCATAAAACTTCATCAGGCGAGGCAGCTCTTCGCCCAAGCACCGTGCAATTTAAGCCCCAGAATGTCAAGAGAACCCACTTGCCTTTGTACTCCCCAATTGTCATGTCCTGTCCAACGCCGCGCGCTTCAGTGATGTGCCAAGCGGGCGGTGGCTCGCCGTAGTGCTTTTGGTAATCAAAACAGGTTCCATTGGCCTTGGCCTGTTCGACACGTACGCGCGGCTGAATGTGCGGCGCCGATTGCAAGACGCCCAGATTTACCTCCGGCTGATCCGCACGCAAGTCTACAACGGAAGCGTGACTGATTTGCACATCGTTCTTTGCGTCTCCGGTCGAGCTGCCGTAAGCATTCCATTATCCAAGGGACGTGCCGGGTCATCTGGCGTAGCCAAATCCGCCATGCTCCAAAACTGCGATTTTTCGCCTTTGGTCCAAGGCCGCCGTGTTGGCGGACGGCATCCATTGCCAACAATGTATGGGACTTTTGGCTGATCTTTATGGCAAAAAATCCCTGAGCATCCGTCTTTGCCTCATCCTCAGCGAAAGCTGGTTCCATTTCGCCTTCGTGTTGCCAAAACGGATGAATATCATCCTTGTTCTTCGCTGGCTCCAGCGGCGTACCATCTTTGCGCAAACGTTTTCCATTGCCGCTCCAAAAGGCCGAGATGGTTGCGGCAGCAACAGGCTTTCCCGTCTCGTCGACGACTCGGCCGTGAACTTCGCGCTCGTCGTCGGCAAGAGCTACACTGGCCGCGGCAATCACAATGCCAACGAAAAATGATTTCGCGCTAGCATACGATCATTCCTTGAACAATTCCGCCAGCGGCAGGCGGAAGCCGGGAATGAGGTCGTCGCAGGTAAGCGTGTCGGCAACGCTAAAAGTCTTGGCAGCAAAGTTAGGGCGATGCTCCACCACGGTTCGGGAGTCCGGTTCGACAATCCACACCACCTGTACGCCGATGCGCAGATACATCGTCACTTTGCGATTCAGGTATGCCGCGTTGTCATTTTTGCTACGGATTTCGATTACCAATTCAGGAATGGTTTCTAAATAACCCTCTGGCAATTCACGCAATGGCATGGATCGCATGGTGACGAACATCGCGTCCGGCCCCGCTACGCTGTCGGGGCCTTTGGAAAGAACAACGCCCGTTTCGCTGAA
The window above is part of the Pirellulales bacterium genome. Proteins encoded here:
- a CDS encoding Uma2 family endonuclease produces the protein MATISNIPAFQSPLESVPRLFTAADLAAMPDELPSGPVDFELENGRLVLMSPTGRRHGNLQSRISKVLQTQGEEQGHGQAFSETGVVLSKGPDSVAGPDAMFVTMRSMPLRELPEGYLETIPELVIEIRSKNDNAAYLNRKVTMYLRIGVQVVWIVEPDSRTVVEHRPNFAAKTFSVADTLTCDDLIPGFRLPLAELFKE
- the rnr gene encoding ribonuclease R; translated protein: MNISELEEAVVEFINRPNYKPVKPRVIAKQLGLDEHAAGQLKQAVKSLVKAGRIAYGQNHLLQPVAAAAEQLNSEPARSGKQSRAEFSAQRVTGVFRRMSAGYGFVRPTGAAKSDRSGDIFVAANHAQDAASGDIVLVALSRKRDIRRPNPEGEIVEILERDTHQFVGTYFEAAGNGYVQVDGTLFSRPVYVGDPGAKNAQPDDKVVFEMVRFPSHFQDGEGVITEVLGAKGAPGVDTLSIIREFNLPGDFPEAALDAARQQAEEFNESVHGRLDLTGETIITIDPIDARDFDDAVSVERLENGYWRLGVHIADVSHFVRHKSALDQEAYERATSVYLPDRVIPMLPEIVSNNLASLQPDKVRYTKTCFMEFSPEGIRTGVDLHNSAICSKRRFTYEEVDSYLADREEWHGKLKPEVHSLLGRMHELAMLLRGRRFGRGALELTMKEVKVDLDKHGRVIGAHVVQNTESHQIIEDFMLAANEAVADSLEAAGVPFLRRVHANPDPRKLHALTEFIAELGFQTGSLENRFELQKLLGSIHGRPEEHAVNYAVLRSLQRAVYSPEEEGHYALASECYCHFTSPIRRYPDLTIHRLVAALIAKQKSPGDMGALVTAGEHCSEREQRAEAAERELTKLKLLLYMSSHIGEQMEAVVTGVEEFGLFVQGTKLPAEGLVHVTTLADDYYRFDRRSHTLTGNRSGNAYRLGDMVRVEVARVDIDRRELDFRIVQKTGRRPPPPKLSRGKAKHLRGLKASGKKQKKKHSHRGNGKNKRRR